One Thauera sp. K11 DNA window includes the following coding sequences:
- a CDS encoding LeoA/HP0731 family dynamin-like GTPase — protein sequence MEQFKQFNVEKQAALERLEQLRAVLDELGEMGADVGSELQKIDSAVQAIESDVLRIALLGAFSDGKTSVIAAWLGKVMADMNIDMDESSDRLAIYSPQGLPEKCEIIDTPGLFGDKQKSVDGEPVMYEDLTKRYISEAHLILYVVDATNPLKESHNDIVKWVLRDLNKLSSTVFVINKMDEVTDLTEQVLFDAQAAIKEGNLKAKLQRAANLSPDEMARLNIVCLASNPNGRGLEFWFGKPEHYESRSRINDLKAMTTQVLRHNVPAVLIAKTGLDVVRDVVGQHVVRAEEQLERLKLFAEQNAEESVRISQDIANGRREVKRLAGELSQELQNLEKDLLGKLRPISLEKIREFLEDELGYTEESVGFKLNLKIKSAIDRSFDQSSKVTSRISQDIGRQLNSSESFLNAMGESALKSMGGAAKGIANLSPDIIKGAVFAARDALSAVTGVAIKFKPWQATKIAGAICKWAGPAGAVFTVTSDLLNAYKAHELEQELKDAKESITEVITSAFKDIYVIIGDNEKLLDFFAPQLKAFEKIVETVEERSTFISTSQAKLQSVKTKLNALMPAPARSEATT from the coding sequence ATGGAACAATTCAAGCAGTTCAATGTTGAGAAGCAGGCCGCGCTCGAAAGGTTGGAGCAATTGCGTGCGGTGCTCGACGAACTGGGCGAGATGGGTGCGGACGTCGGCAGTGAACTGCAGAAGATCGACTCGGCGGTACAGGCCATCGAGTCCGATGTCCTGCGCATCGCCCTGCTCGGGGCCTTCTCTGATGGCAAGACCAGCGTCATTGCCGCCTGGCTGGGCAAGGTCATGGCCGATATGAATATCGACATGGACGAATCCTCCGACCGTCTGGCCATCTATTCCCCGCAGGGGCTGCCAGAAAAGTGCGAGATCATCGACACCCCCGGCCTGTTCGGCGACAAGCAAAAGAGCGTCGACGGCGAGCCCGTGATGTATGAAGATCTGACCAAACGCTACATCTCTGAGGCGCATCTGATTCTGTATGTGGTGGATGCCACCAACCCACTCAAGGAAAGCCATAACGATATCGTCAAGTGGGTGCTACGGGACCTGAACAAGCTGTCCTCGACCGTTTTCGTGATCAACAAGATGGACGAGGTGACCGACCTCACCGAACAAGTGCTGTTCGATGCCCAGGCCGCGATCAAGGAGGGCAACCTCAAGGCCAAGCTGCAGCGTGCAGCCAACCTCAGCCCCGACGAAATGGCCCGACTGAATATCGTCTGCCTGGCATCCAACCCGAATGGGCGTGGCCTGGAGTTCTGGTTCGGCAAACCCGAACACTATGAAAGCCGTTCGCGGATCAACGACCTCAAAGCCATGACCACCCAGGTATTGCGGCACAATGTTCCGGCGGTGCTGATTGCCAAGACCGGCCTGGATGTCGTGCGCGATGTCGTCGGCCAGCATGTGGTGCGCGCTGAGGAGCAGTTGGAGCGGCTCAAGTTGTTTGCCGAGCAGAATGCCGAGGAGTCGGTACGTATCAGCCAGGACATTGCCAATGGCCGCCGCGAAGTCAAACGACTGGCCGGCGAACTGTCCCAGGAACTGCAAAACCTTGAGAAAGATTTGCTGGGCAAACTCCGCCCTATTTCCCTGGAAAAAATCCGTGAATTCCTTGAGGACGAACTCGGTTACACCGAGGAGAGCGTAGGCTTCAAACTGAACCTGAAGATTAAGAGCGCGATCGATCGCTCGTTTGATCAGTCCTCCAAAGTTACCAGCCGCATCTCTCAGGATATCGGCCGCCAACTCAACTCTAGCGAAAGCTTTCTCAATGCCATGGGCGAAAGTGCTCTCAAGTCGATGGGTGGGGCCGCCAAGGGGATAGCCAACCTGAGCCCAGACATCATCAAGGGCGCGGTATTCGCCGCCCGCGATGCGCTCAGCGCGGTAACGGGTGTTGCGATCAAGTTCAAGCCCTGGCAGGCGACCAAGATTGCGGGAGCCATTTGCAAATGGGCAGGCCCTGCGGGCGCAGTCTTCACCGTTACCTCGGATCTGTTAAACGCATACAAGGCTCATGAGCTGGAACAGGAACTGAAGGACGCCAAGGAGTCTATTACCGAGGTGATCACAAGTGCCTTCAAGGATATCTACGTCATCATCGGTGACAACGAAAAGCTGCTGGACTTCTTTGCCCCGCAGCTCAAGGCGTTTGAGAAAATCGTTGAAACCGTGGAGGAGCGTTCGACGTTCATCAGCACCAGTCAAGCCAAGCTCCAAAGCGTGAAAACAAAGCTGAATGCGCTGATGCCGGCGCCTGCGCGGTCTGAAGCAACGACCTGA